One window of the Halobacillus litoralis genome contains the following:
- a CDS encoding TRAP transporter large permease, whose product MTTIVLFGTFALFLLLSVPIGIALGLSTLATIFYTGAIPVQFLMKELVTSIDSFPLMAVPFFILAGEIMGKGGISERLFNFANALVGNKTGGFAMATIVTCMFFAAISGSGPATVAAIGGIMIPAMVRHGYDKKFATATVAAAGSIGVIIPPSIPMVIYGVVGSASIGDMFIAGIIPGFIVGFALLAWAYIYSKKQGYSGLDEPTSLKKIGKTFWDAKWALVIPVIILGGIYGGIFTPTEAAVIAVVYGIIAGLFLYRELSIKDMPKIFADSALTTATVLIIVGSATAFGRLLTIEQIPSQVANFMLSISENEIILILLITVLLLLVGCFMDTLAAIIILTPILLPIATDLGYDPIHFGIIMVVNLAIGFITPPLGVNLFVASGISGLSIEELSKAIIPYFFAMLFSLLMITFIPELSLWLISFGD is encoded by the coding sequence ATGACTACAATTGTATTATTCGGGACATTCGCTCTCTTCCTGCTTCTTAGTGTACCGATTGGAATCGCTCTCGGACTATCTACACTTGCGACGATTTTCTATACAGGCGCCATTCCTGTTCAATTCTTAATGAAGGAACTTGTCACCTCTATCGATTCATTTCCATTGATGGCCGTTCCATTCTTCATTTTAGCCGGTGAGATTATGGGGAAAGGCGGGATTTCAGAACGCTTGTTCAATTTCGCCAACGCACTTGTCGGAAATAAGACAGGTGGATTCGCGATGGCAACCATCGTTACCTGTATGTTCTTCGCTGCTATTTCCGGCTCTGGTCCAGCGACCGTAGCCGCAATCGGTGGAATCATGATCCCTGCCATGGTCAGACATGGGTATGATAAAAAATTCGCAACAGCGACCGTAGCTGCAGCAGGTTCGATTGGTGTCATCATTCCACCAAGTATTCCGATGGTCATCTACGGTGTTGTCGGAAGTGCTTCCATCGGTGACATGTTCATCGCCGGAATCATCCCAGGTTTCATCGTTGGATTTGCCCTTCTTGCATGGGCTTACATTTACTCTAAGAAGCAAGGGTACAGCGGTCTGGATGAACCGACCTCCCTGAAAAAAATCGGGAAAACGTTTTGGGATGCAAAATGGGCCCTGGTTATCCCTGTCATCATTCTTGGTGGAATCTACGGCGGAATCTTCACCCCTACAGAAGCAGCTGTAATCGCCGTCGTATACGGAATCATTGCAGGTCTCTTCTTATACCGTGAATTAAGCATCAAAGATATGCCGAAAATATTCGCTGATTCAGCCCTGACGACAGCGACTGTCTTGATCATCGTCGGATCAGCAACAGCATTCGGACGTTTACTGACAATTGAACAGATCCCATCACAAGTAGCGAACTTCATGCTTTCCATATCAGAAAATGAGATCATTCTCATTCTCTTGATTACAGTGCTGTTGCTTCTTGTCGGTTGTTTCATGGATACATTGGCAGCTATCATCATTTTGACACCGATCTTATTGCCGATCGCTACCGATTTAGGTTACGATCCGATACATTTCGGTATCATCATGGTCGTCAACTTGGCAATCGGATTCATAACACCGCCATTAGGTGTAAACCTATTTGTCGCTTCCGGAATATCGGGACTATCCATCGAGGAACTCTCGAAAGCGATCATCCCTTATTTCTTTGCCATGCTATTCTCGCTCTTAATGATCACGTTCATCCCTGAATTATCTCTATGGTTGATCAGTTTCGGTGATTAA
- a CDS encoding TRAP transporter small permease, producing the protein MNIIRAIDRKLEEVLLVIFSTIMVSVIFLQVAMRVSGNSLSWSEELARYCFIWLVYIGISYGVKKQRHIKVDVMLLLLKGKGKLVLAIAANLLFLFFSIYVVFSGYDIAAQLLSFGQQSPALGIPMGAVYMATPIGFGLAAIRLIQNLIVQIKMLFGKKELEIADERDRLQKQEGEDES; encoded by the coding sequence ATGAACATCATTCGAGCGATCGACCGCAAATTAGAAGAAGTCTTGCTCGTCATTTTCTCGACCATCATGGTCAGTGTCATTTTCCTGCAAGTCGCCATGCGAGTTTCAGGAAACTCACTATCCTGGTCAGAGGAACTTGCACGGTACTGCTTCATTTGGTTAGTGTATATCGGTATAAGTTATGGAGTGAAGAAACAGCGTCACATCAAGGTGGATGTCATGCTGCTCTTGCTTAAAGGCAAAGGGAAATTGGTATTGGCCATTGCTGCTAATCTACTATTCTTATTTTTCAGCATTTATGTAGTATTCAGTGGTTATGATATCGCTGCCCAGCTCTTGTCATTCGGCCAGCAGTCTCCAGCTTTGGGCATTCCTATGGGAGCCGTGTACATGGCTACTCCAATCGGGTTCGGCTTGGCAGCCATCCGTTTGATTCAAAATCTTATTGTACAAATAAAAATGCTGTTCGGTAAAAAGGAACTCGAGATCGCAGATGAGCGTGATCGTTTGCAAAAGCAGGAAGGAGAGGATGAGTCATGA
- a CDS encoding TRAP transporter substrate-binding protein: MKKLFGLMCAVLLITVLAACGNGESDSSNGDSSESASEGSGDAKVIKAGIGLNDDHPQYKGLLKFKEIVEKETDGAIKVETYHSGQLGDDRSMTEALQLGTQEVTIPSTAPLANFVPEFSVFDIPFLFPNEEVADKVLDGEVGQELLGKLEEQNLVGLAYWENGFRDLTNSERAVASVEDFEGLKIRTMENDLHLDAFKALGANPTPMAFTELFTAMQQGTVDGQENPYATIYLQKFYEVQKHVSNTHHIYSPFVFLMSKSFYDGLSEDQQKIVKDAAVEAGKYERKLNREANEKYLEQLQEEGMEYTEITDEARQEMKDAVAPVIEEYKSKIGEETVDKVYKAIEEAK, encoded by the coding sequence ATGAAAAAATTATTCGGTCTTATGTGTGCAGTTCTTTTGATCACTGTCCTGGCAGCTTGCGGGAATGGTGAATCGGATTCATCTAATGGGGATAGTAGTGAAAGCGCTTCAGAGGGAAGCGGAGACGCAAAAGTCATTAAAGCAGGAATCGGACTTAACGACGATCACCCTCAATACAAAGGTTTGTTGAAGTTTAAAGAAATCGTTGAAAAAGAAACAGACGGCGCGATCAAAGTAGAAACATATCATAGTGGTCAGCTAGGTGATGACCGTTCAATGACAGAAGCATTGCAGCTAGGTACACAAGAAGTAACGATTCCTTCTACAGCACCACTTGCAAACTTCGTTCCTGAATTCAGCGTATTTGATATCCCGTTCCTTTTCCCAAATGAAGAAGTAGCGGATAAAGTTCTTGATGGAGAAGTTGGCCAGGAATTGCTAGGCAAGCTTGAAGAGCAGAACCTTGTAGGTCTTGCTTATTGGGAAAATGGTTTCCGTGATTTGACGAACAGCGAACGTGCAGTAGCGTCAGTTGAAGACTTTGAGGGTCTGAAAATCCGTACAATGGAAAACGACCTACACTTGGATGCTTTCAAAGCACTAGGTGCAAACCCGACACCAATGGCGTTCACAGAATTGTTCACAGCAATGCAGCAAGGTACAGTTGATGGTCAGGAAAACCCTTATGCAACAATCTATCTGCAAAAATTCTATGAAGTACAAAAACACGTTTCCAACACGCACCACATTTACAGCCCGTTCGTATTCCTTATGAGTAAATCTTTCTATGACGGTTTGAGTGAAGATCAGCAGAAAATCGTTAAAGATGCAGCAGTAGAAGCAGGTAAGTACGAACGTAAACTGAACCGTGAAGCGAACGAAAAATATCTTGAACAGTTGCAAGAAGAAGGTATGGAATACACAGAAATCACTGATGAAGCACGCCAGGAAATGAAAGACGCTGTAGCGCCGGTTATTGAAGAATATAAGAGCAAAATCGGTGAAGAAACAGTAGATAAAGTTTACAAAGCGATCGAAGAAGCTAAATAA
- a CDS encoding sugar kinase has protein sequence MESLDVVTLGETMVLFGSSDHASLEYANTMQKQIGGAESNVAIGLARLGHSSGWISKLGDDPFGKYVHKFIRGEGVDTRGVTYTKQAPTGIFFKEKLSADHVNVYYYRHQSAASLMEPVDLPDSYISSAKILHITGITPALSESCQDAIFHAIHLAKEAGRTVVFDPNIRYKLWGNKEEAKQVLNQIAELADIILPGVDEAAFLTGETDYEKAAEALKTHKGQTVVVKLGEEGAYYTSAESSGIVPGIPVKNVVDPVGAGDGFAAGVISGVLDEVSLEEAVERGNAVGAFVVQMNGDVEGVPTRVQLQSFIDSGERLSDVER, from the coding sequence ATGGAATCCTTGGATGTTGTTACATTAGGAGAAACAATGGTGTTGTTCGGCAGCTCTGACCATGCGTCATTAGAATATGCCAATACGATGCAAAAACAAATCGGTGGTGCAGAATCGAATGTAGCCATCGGCTTAGCTAGGCTTGGCCATTCTTCAGGATGGATCAGCAAGCTTGGTGATGATCCATTCGGAAAATATGTTCATAAGTTCATTCGTGGAGAAGGTGTAGATACTCGTGGAGTCACTTACACCAAACAAGCACCGACAGGAATCTTTTTCAAAGAGAAGTTGTCGGCCGACCATGTGAATGTTTACTACTATCGTCATCAGTCTGCGGCTAGTTTAATGGAACCTGTGGATTTACCGGATTCATATATTTCTTCTGCGAAAATATTGCACATCACAGGCATCACCCCAGCCTTGAGTGAAAGCTGTCAGGATGCTATTTTCCATGCGATTCATTTGGCGAAGGAAGCAGGACGTACAGTTGTTTTCGATCCTAATATTCGTTACAAGCTGTGGGGAAATAAGGAAGAAGCGAAACAAGTTTTGAACCAGATTGCTGAACTTGCAGACATCATCCTTCCTGGGGTAGACGAAGCTGCTTTCCTCACAGGGGAAACGGATTATGAAAAGGCAGCGGAAGCCCTCAAAACCCACAAAGGACAGACAGTTGTCGTGAAATTGGGGGAAGAGGGAGCTTATTATACATCTGCCGAATCATCAGGAATCGTTCCCGGAATTCCAGTGAAAAATGTCGTCGATCCAGTTGGCGCCGGTGATGGATTCGCTGCTGGTGTCATCAGCGGTGTCCTCGATGAAGTTTCTCTTGAGGAAGCAGTTGAACGCGGCAATGCGGTCGGTGCTTTTGTGGTGCAAATGAACGGCGATGTCGAAGGAGTACCGACCCGGGTGCAACTACAATCATTCATAGATTCTGGCGAGCGACTGAGCGATGTCGAACGCTGA